A single region of the Streptomyces caelestis genome encodes:
- a CDS encoding VOC family protein, with protein MLPPVNLRPSFNITRSSHVRLTVADLAESRNFYVKALGLVVSDEDERTCYLRGLAEACHHSLVLELDEEGAGSCRRVGYRVFFDEDLDLAYAWFRERGLPAEWVDAPYQGRTLHVSDPIGTPLELCAHMETRPRLHIDFASYKGAHAQRLDHYQIFAPDTYELCAFYSELGFRNSEYLEHGDKLLGAFMYRKGTCLDLAIVENTGPALHHFAYTVSESRDIFTACDWAGLLGYGDGVERGPGRHGPGGMLFVYLRDPDGHRVEVFNSHYQTIDTEIEPVRWDAASLSTNARWGLPALEKWYFEASPFVDAPLIPPAELPKPMSLERFLLEQSAP; from the coding sequence ATGCTGCCACCCGTCAATCTGCGCCCGAGTTTCAACATCACCCGCTCCAGTCACGTCCGTCTCACGGTCGCCGATCTGGCCGAGAGCCGGAACTTCTACGTGAAGGCGCTGGGCCTCGTCGTCAGCGACGAGGACGAACGCACCTGCTACCTCCGCGGCCTGGCCGAGGCGTGCCACCACAGCCTCGTGCTGGAGCTGGACGAGGAGGGGGCCGGATCGTGCAGGCGGGTCGGCTACCGGGTCTTTTTCGACGAGGACCTGGATCTCGCGTACGCCTGGTTCCGTGAGCGGGGGCTGCCCGCCGAGTGGGTCGACGCCCCGTACCAGGGCCGCACCCTGCACGTCAGCGACCCCATCGGCACCCCGCTCGAACTGTGCGCGCACATGGAGACCCGGCCTCGGCTGCACATCGACTTCGCGTCCTACAAGGGCGCCCACGCGCAGCGGCTGGACCACTACCAGATCTTCGCGCCCGACACCTACGAGCTGTGCGCGTTCTACAGCGAGCTCGGCTTCCGCAACTCGGAGTACCTGGAGCACGGCGACAAACTGCTGGGCGCCTTCATGTACCGCAAGGGCACCTGCCTGGACCTGGCGATCGTCGAGAACACCGGTCCCGCCCTGCACCACTTCGCGTACACCGTGTCCGAGAGCCGCGACATCTTCACCGCCTGCGACTGGGCGGGCCTCCTCGGCTACGGCGACGGGGTGGAGCGCGGCCCCGGCCGGCACGGGCCGGGCGGAATGCTCTTCGTCTACCTCCGCGACCCCGACGGGCACCGGGTGGAGGTCTTCAACAGCCACTACCAGACGATCGACACCGAGATCGAGCCCGTCCGCTGGGACGCCGCGTCACTGAGCACCAACGCCCGCTGGGGTCTGCCGGCCCTGGAGAAGTGGTACTTCGAGGCGTCGCCCTTCGTCGACGCGCCGCTGATCCCGCCGGCCGAGCTGCCGAAGCCGATGTCACTCGAACGTTTCCTGCTGGAGCAGTCCGCCCCCTGA
- a CDS encoding carboxymuconolactone decarboxylase family protein yields the protein MARVPYLDREDADPAQKPLYDRLEAERKVPTANIFLALANAPVQLDAFLTYANSLRAADLSPRLRELAILTVGYATRSAYEVAHHQSHGLKAGLTEEQLAAVPDFESSGLFDDTEKAVMRLAKESTLQVDVSEQTWRAAADLLTDRQMVELSLSIAWYNSGVRIMGLLDIDLEENYPNPFPKS from the coding sequence ATGGCACGAGTGCCCTACCTGGACCGCGAGGACGCGGATCCGGCACAGAAACCCCTGTACGACCGGCTGGAAGCCGAACGCAAGGTACCGACGGCGAACATCTTCCTCGCCCTGGCCAACGCGCCGGTCCAGCTGGACGCCTTCCTGACCTACGCCAACTCGCTGCGAGCCGCCGACCTCAGCCCCCGCTTGCGAGAGCTGGCGATCCTGACCGTCGGGTACGCGACCCGGTCCGCGTACGAGGTCGCGCACCACCAGTCGCACGGGCTCAAGGCCGGACTCACCGAGGAACAGCTCGCGGCGGTGCCCGACTTCGAGTCCTCGGGCCTGTTCGACGACACGGAGAAGGCGGTGATGCGCCTCGCCAAGGAGTCCACGCTCCAGGTCGACGTCTCCGAGCAGACCTGGCGTGCCGCCGCCGACCTGCTGACGGACCGGCAGATGGTCGAACTTTCCTTGTCCATCGCCTGGTACAACTCCGGCGTCCGCATCATGGGGCTGCTGGACATCGACCTCGAGGAAAATTACCCGAATCCCTTCCCGAAATCGTAG